The following nucleotide sequence is from Gemmatimonadaceae bacterium.
ATGCGGTCGCCGCGGTGCACGTGCGGCACGCCCCACCCGGTGGCCAGCAGGTTCACGGCCTCGGTGGTCCCGCGCGTGAAGAGGAGCGAATCGACGTCAGCCGCGCCCAGGAAGCGCGCGATCTCGGCGCGCGCGCCGTGATACGCCTCGGTGGCGGCGCCGCTCAGCTTGTAGGCGCCACGATGCGGATTGGCATTCACCGTCTCGTAGTACGTGCGGAGGGCGTCGAGCACCACGCCCGGCTTCTGCGACGTCGCCGCCGAATCGAGATAGACAAGCCCGGGATTGGCCGCGAGCAGCGGGAAGTCGGCCCGGAGGTTCCTGAACCCTGCACCGGCGGTGCGCATCTCGCCTTTACTCCGTGCTCACCGTGCTCACCGGGGTCGCCGCCGGCGCCGCGTCGTTGCGCAGCAGCGCCGCGTGCATGGCGTGCCACGCGAGCGAGGCGCACTTCACGCGCAGCGGGAACCGCGACACGCCACCCAGCGCCTTCAGCGAGCCCAGCGCCTCGGCATCCTCGGGATGCGTGCCGGTCACCACGCCGTGGAACTTGGTGAAGATCGCCTCGGCTTCCTCGCGCGACTTGCCCTTGATCGCCGCCGTCATCAGCGACGCGCTCGCCTTGGAGATGGCGCAGCCGCTCCCCTGGAACGACACGTCGCTGATCACGTCCCCGTCGAGCTTCAGCCAGATGGTGAGCTGGTCGCCGCAGAGGGGGTTCTTCCCCTCGGCGTGCGTGCTCGCATCCTCCATGACGCGGAAATTCCGCGGCCGGCGGTTGTGGTCGAGGATGATGCTCTGGTACAGCTCGTCGAGTTCGGCGGACACGCGAAAGCCCTCAGGCCGTTTCCGGCGGGATGAAGCGTTCGAACAGCAGGCCCTCGAGCGCCACCTTCAGCGGCTCGAGCTCGATCAGCTCCAGCACCTCGGCGGCGAAGGCGTAGGTGAGCAGCGCGCGCGTGCGGTCCGCGCCAATGCCGCGGCTCTTCATGTAGAACTGCGCCATCTCGTCCAGGCGGCCCACCGTCGCGCCGTGCGTGCACTTCACGTCGTCCGCGAAGATCTCAAGCTGCGGCTTGGTGTCCACCCGCGCGCCGTCCCCGATGAGCAGGGCGTGGTTGGTCTGCTTGCCGTCGGTCTGCTGGGCCTGCGGATCGACGTAGACCTTGCCGTTGAAGACGCCGTGCGACGTGCCGTCGAGGATGCCCTTGTACACCTCGCGGCTCGAACAGGCCGGCGCGATGTGCTCCACGAACGTCTGGTGGTCGGCATGCTGCGCCTCTTCCAGCGCGTACAGCCCATTGAGCCGCACTTCGGCGTTCGGGCCGAGCAGCTTGGAGTAGACGTTGGTGCGCGAGAGCTGGGCGCCCGTGGCGAAGGAAAAGGCGTGGTAGATCGAGTCGCGCCCCTGCGTCGCCTGCGTCGTGCCGACATGGAAGGCGTCGCCGCCCTCGCGCTGCACCTTGTAGTGATCGACGCGCGCGTTGTCGCCCACCACCACTTCGGCCACATGATTGGTGAAATACGCGCCGCCGCCGAGCGTCGCGAACGTCTCGACCAGCGTCACCTGCGCGCCGCGCTCGGCGATCACCAGCGTGCGCGGATGCAGCGAGGCGTTGTTGGCGTGCGCATCGGTGAGGTAGAGAATGTGGATCGGCGTCTCGAGGGCGACGTCCTTCGGCACGCGGATCACGACGCCGTCGGCCATGAAGGCCGTGTTCAGCGCCGTGAAGGCCTGCGTGGCGGGCGCCAGCGTCCCGAGGCGCTCGGCGAGCAGTTCCGGCGCCTCCTTGAGCGCCTCGCCGAACGTCATCACCTGCGCATCCACGTCGAGCTCGGCAAACGACGACAGCGCGGGCTCATACCGGCCGTTCACGAAGACCAGCAGGTGCCAGTCCTTCTGGCCGTAGGTGAACTGCGAGATGTCATCGCCGGTCAGCGTCGTCCCCGACGACCTGGCCGGACGGAAGGTGCGCTCGGCGATCGGCGAGACCGACGTGAAGTGCCAGTCCTCGTCGCGCGTCGTCGGAAAGCCCACCGCCTCGAAGTGCTCGATGGCGGCGATCTTCAGCTTGGGGAGCCAGTCCTTCGCCGCCGACGGGTGGCTGACGTTCTCGAACAGCTCGCGGTAGTTCGGATGCGCGCTCACGCCGACGCTCCCGCCGTCTCGAGCAGCCAGTCGTAGCCGCGCTCCTCGAGCTCGAGCGCCAGGTCCTTGCCGCCCGACCGCACGATGCGCCCCTGCGCCAGCACGTGCACGTAGTCCGGCACGATGTAGTTGAGGAGGCGCTGGTAGTGCGTCACCACGATCGTCGCGTTGTCCGGGCGCTTCAGCTTGTTCACGCCCTCGGCGACAATGCGCAGCGCGTCGATGTCGAGCCCCGAGTCCGTCTCGTCGAGGATCGCCAGCTTCGGCGAGAGCACGGCCATCTGCAGGATCTCGTTGCGCTTCTTCTCGCCGCCCGAGAAGCCCGCGTTCACGGAGCGCTGCAGCATCTCTTCCGTCATCTCGACGATCTTGAGCTTCTGGGCCATGATGTCGAGGAACTCCATCGGGTCCACTTCCTCCTCGCCGCGCGCCTTGCGGACCTCGTTGTAGGCGGCGCGCAGGAAGTAGGCGTTGGAGACGCCGGGAATTTCCACCGGGTACTGGAACGCGAGGAAGATGCCCTGCTGGGCGCGCACCTCGGCGTCCATCTCGAGCAGGTCCTGTCCCTCGTACGTCACCGTGCCGCCCGTGACTTGGTAACCCGGATGGCCGGCGATGACCTGGGCGAGCGTCGACTTGCCCGACCCGTTGGGCCCCATGATGGCATGCACCTCGCCCGGATTCACGGTGAGGGAGATGCCCTTCAGGATCTGCTTGTCGGCTACGTTCGCCGTGAGGTTTTCAATCTTCAGCATGCGTATTTGTGTGTCGGAAAGTGATGGCAGATGGCAGATGGCAGATGGCGGATGGCAGGAGAAGGTTCGGACGGTCGGGGCACTTATCTGCCATCCGCCATCCGCCTTCTGCCATCTCTATCCAACCGACCCCTCAAGTGAGATTCCCAGCAGCTGCTGCGCCTCGAGCGCAAACTCCATCGGCAGCTCCTTGAAGACTTCCTTGCAGAAGCCGGCGACGATGAGCGAGATGGCGTGCTCGGCGTTCAGGCCGCGCTGCTTGCAGTAGAAGATCTGGTCCTCGCCGATCTTCGACGTGCTCGCCTCGTGCTCGAGCGTCGCCGTGTTGTTGGCGATCTCGATGTACGGGAAGGTGTGCGCGCCGCACTGGTTGCCGATCAGCATCGAGTCGCACTGCGTGTAGTTGCGGGCGCCCGACGCCTTCGGGAGCACCTTCACCTGGCCGCGATACGAGTTCTGCCCGTGGCCGGCCGAGATGCCCTTGGAGATGATCGTCGACTTCGTGTTCTTGCCGATGTGGATCATCTTCGTCCCCGTGTCGGCCTGCTGGTGGTTGTTCACCACCGCCACCGAGTAGAACTCGCCGGTGGAGTTGTCGCCCTGCAGGATGACGCTCGGGTACTTCCACGTGATCGCCGAGCCGGTCTCGACCTGCGTCCACGAGATCTTGCTGTTGGTGAACGCCTTGCCGCGCTTGGTCACGAAGTTGTAGATGCCGCCCACGCCGTCCTTGTCGCCGGCGTACCAGTTCTGGACGGTGCTGTACTTCACCTGCGCGTTGTCGAGGGCGACGATCTCCACGACCGCCGCATGCAGCTGGTTGGTGCTGCGCCGCGGGGCGGTGCACCCCTCGAGGTAGCTGACGTACGCCCCGTCGTCCGCGACGATGAGCGTCCGCTCGAACTGGCCGGTGTCGGCCGCGTTGATGCGGAAGTACGTCGACAGCTCCAGCGGGCAGCGCACGCCCTTCGGGATGTAGACGAAGGAACCGTCGCTGAAGACCGCCGAGTTGAGCGCGGCGAAGAAATTGTCCGAGTACGGGACGACCGATCCCAGGTACTTCTGCACCAGCTCGGGGTGCTCGAGCACCGCCTCGCCGAACGAGCAGAAGATGACGCCGTGCTTCCGGAGCTCCTCCTTCATCGTCGTGCCGACCGAGACGGAGTCGAAGATCGCGTCCACCGCGACGCCGGAGAGCCGTTTCTGTTCATTGAGCGAGATGCCGAGCTTCTCGTACGTCTTGAGAATCTCCGGATCCACCTCCTCGAGCGACTGCAGCGGCTTCACGCTCCGCGGCGCGGAGTAGTACGTCTGCGCCTGATAGTCGATCTCGTTGTATTTCACGTTCGGCCAGCGCGGCTCGGTCATCGCCTGCCAGCGTTTGAACGCCTTCAGGCGCCAGTCGAGCAGCCACTCCGGCTCATGCTTGCGCGCCGAGATCAGGCGGACCGTCTCCTCGGTGAGGCCCCGCGGGATCGCGTCGGACTCGATGTCGGTGACGAAGCCGTACTGGTATTCCTTGTTGACCAGGGATTCGATCGAAGAACTCATCGCGTTGTCTCAGGTGTGGAAACAGGCAGGGGCACGGCCTTGGGCGCGCGTCCGATGGCACCGTACTCGCAGGCGCTGCAGCCGTCCTTCAGGTGCTGGCGGCGCTCGACTGGGGCGTCGAGCACCGCCTCGATGAACTCCGCCTCGGCGGAGCAGACTTCCGGAAAGCGCAGCGCGATCTCGCGCACGGCGCAGTTGTGGTGCCGAATGGTCGTGGCATTGCCGAGGCCGGCAATCGCCTCGCTCATGTAGCCCTCGGCCGCGAGGAGCTCGGCGAGGAGCTGCGCCCGTTCCTGGAGCGGCAGCGTGGCCAGGCGCGGCTTTGCGGCCTCCGCCATCGCGTCCCACCGACGGCGGAACAGCTGGACCACCGCCTCGGTTCCCTCGCGCTCGCGCAGCGAGGTGAGTGCATCCATGAGCGGGTCGATGTAGGCGCGCGGAAAGAGCGCTTCGCCCGCCTCGCTCAACGAGTACGAGAAGACCGGCGCCCCTTGGCCGCGAATCTCGCGGCGGTAGACGATCAGCCCTGCATCGAGAAGCTCCGTCAGGTGCCGGCGCAGCGCATTGTCGGTGACGCCGAACTGCTTGGCGAGCGCCTTGATGGTAAGCGGCTGCTCCTTCCGGAGCGCGACGAGGATATCGCTCCGAAGGCCCTTGAATCCGGCGAGGGTGAGAGAGGTGGCCGCCATACCGATAAAGCTAGTCGGGAAGGGTGAATTTGCAAACGAAAACGTGTGAGAAATGGAGACTTCGCTGGCCACCGGTAGTGAACACGCCCCAGCAATGTGGACAACCCGCTGTTTGTATTGGCAAACAAATGTGTAGTGTATTGATGTAACATCCTATTAATAAATGGTTTACATAAGTACTATACGGTGAATTGAAGTACCTTGGTTAACTCCTCTTCCTCCGCAGCGTCTACGGTGCAACGGGGCAGTTCAGTCCCGACGCACATCCGGAGGTGCAGATGCGCACCATCAAGTTCCTGGGCCTTGTTGCGGCGATGGCCGTGGCCGCACTCCCAGCCCGCGCGCAGGGAAGCCTGCAACCCGGGCAGTTCCCGGCCGTCGATCGACTGGCTCGCATCGAGGCAAATCGTCTGGTGCATCGGCAGCAGTTGCGGGAGATGCGCGGGCAGCGCCTGGCGCGGATGCAGGGCCACGGCCGGTTCGCGCGCGCGCACGGCGTCCGCGCGGGCATTCGGGCGGGCGCGCGTGCCGGGCTCCGGGCCGGCCTGCGGGCCGGACGCCTCGACAACGCCACGCCGGAACAGAAGGCATTCGTCGAGCAGCTGCGCACGCAGCGCCAGTCGGTTCGCGCCCAGGTGCTGGAGGGCAAGCTGACGCGAGAACAGGCGCGGGCGCAGATGCGGGCCTGGATCACGGAACATCGGCCCAGGAAGTAGGTATTACACTCAGCCTCCAGGGGTGGGGGTGAGAACGCCAACGCCGCAACGGCTCACACAGCGCTGCGGCGTTGGTCGTTTCCGTCCCTCCCGACGGACGATGAAGGGCCGGCTTTCGCCGGCCCTTGGTCGCAAATCGCTCTCCTCAATCGGTATCCTGGATCCCGTTCCGGATTCCCAATCCTCAGTCTGTCACTTCCTGTGGTAATTGACGATCGGCAAGAACTTCACATTCGCATTCCGCGCGATGTTGATCACGCCGATCTGCATGCCGTTGAGTTCGCGGGCGTAGTTCACCAGGCCAATCGTGAGGCCGGTCTGCTGGCCGCGCATGGCGTTCACCGCCGAGACGGAAACACCGCGCATGCTGCCGCCCTTCTCGAGGCGGGCGAGCACCGGCGCCACCATCAGGCCGTTCATGTGGTTGGCGCCGATCATCGGTGCCATGGCGAACTTCCTGATGGTCGGCGAGCCAATGCCCACACCCGCGATGGCGATACCGTCCACGCTCCGGCCGGCGCCGACGCCAATCGCTCCGATGGCCACGCCGCGCAGGTCACCGCCGACGCCAAACCCGACGCCGCCGAATCCAACGCCGCGGAAATCACCGCCGACGCCGGCGCCAATGCCGCCGACGAGCACGCCACGCCCGTTGCCGCCGGCGCCCACGCCGATGCCACCCGCCGCGATCCCGCTGAAGTCGCCGCCCACGCCGGCGCCGATGCCGCCCAGCAGCAGGCCACGGCCGCTACCGCCCGCGCCCACGCCCACCAATCCGGCGGCGGCGCCGCGGATGCTGCCGCCTACGCCCGCGCCCACGCCGCCGAGCAGGATGCCGTGCACGTCGCCGCCAGCGCCGGCGCCGATGCCGCCCAGGGCGAGGCCGTCGAGGTCACCGCCCGTGCCCACGCCGACACCGGCAACGGTGATCCCGCGCACGCGGCCGCCGCTCCCGACGCCGACTGGGGCGACGGCAATGCCCTTCAGCTCTTTCGCGACTCCGATGCCAAAGAGGCTGGCGGCGATACCGTGCACCGATCCTGCGCCAGTCATCGGCAGGCCGACGGCAAAGCCGCGGACCTCACCGCTCATCGGTTCGTAGGGGGTCCAGATGGTGACGTTGGCACCCTTCACGGACTGCAGGTCACGGTCGCGGAAGTTGAGGCGCAGCCCGGCGACATTCGGGTAGTTGCCGATGGAGAGGCCGTGGCGCACCGGGCGCGCACTCGAGGCGTCCTGCGCCAGTGCGGGGATCGTGACGGCGACAAGCGCGAACGCGATGGCAGTCTGGAGACGCATGGAACAGCTCTCGTCCTGGGGTGGAGACGGGTGGTGATCTGGGCCTTACGATCCCGGCAACGTTCAGGTTTCTGCGCGCAACGCCAGGCGCACGCCCCACCCTTCGACACATTCACGGAGCAAAGGGTTTCGCGGTGTTCCCGCGTGACCGAGGGCGCCGTACCTTCTGCCCATCACAGGGGGACTCCATGGTCACCGTCCGCTCGCGCCGCCTGGCGCGCCCGACCCTCGCCGTCGCGCTCCTTGCGCTTGCGGCGCTCAGCTTGATCGCGCCCGCCATCGCGGCGCAGGACACCGTCGCCGCCGCACCGGAATACACGTTCCGTCAGGTGATGATTCCCATGCGCGACGGAGTGAAGCTCAATACCGTCATCTTCGCACCCCGGGATCAGCGCGAGCCGCTGCCGTTCATGTTCATCCGCACGCCGTACGGCGCGCCGCAGGAGCGGTTCCCGATCGCCGGCGCGTACCCCGAACTTGCGGCCGAGCGATACATCTTCGTGATGCAGGACATCCGCGGACGCTACAAGAGCGAGGGACAGTTCGTGATGCAGCGGCCGCCACGCATCGTCGACGGCCCAGGGCCGCGTGTGGATGAATCGACCGACGCGTGGGACACCATCGACTGGCTGCTGAAGAACGTCGCCAGCCACAACGGCAAGGTGGGGATGATGGGCGTCTCGTACCCGGGCTGGCTGACCGCGATGGCCATGCTCGACCCGCATCCCGCTCTCGCGGCGGTCAGCCCGCAGGCGTCACCGGCCGACATGTGGATTGGCGACGACTTCCACCACAACGGCGCGTTCCGCCTGAGCTACGGCTTCGAGTACGCCGCGATGATGGAGACGTCCAAGGAAAGCGAGCAGTTCGCTTTCGACCGCTACGACACCTTCGACTGGTACCTCAAGCTCGGCTCGCTCGCGAACGTCAACGCCAAGTACCTCAAGGGGAAGATCCCCACGTGGAACGACTACGTGGCGCATCCCGACTATGACGGTTTCTGGCAGCGGCAGGCGATGCAGTCGTACCTGACGCGGGTCACGGTGCCCACCCTCAACGTCGCCGGCTGGTGGGACCAGGAGGACTTCTACGGGCCCGTGCACATCTACCGCACGCTCGAGAAGAAGGACGTGAAGGCCAACAACTTCCTCGTCGTCGGCCCCTGGAACCACGGCGGCTGGCGTCGCGAGGGACGCACGCTCGGCAAGATCGATTTTGGCGCCGCGACGGGCGTGGAGTACCGCGCCAAGATCG
It contains:
- the sufB gene encoding Fe-S cluster assembly protein SufB, with translation MSSSIESLVNKEYQYGFVTDIESDAIPRGLTEETVRLISARKHEPEWLLDWRLKAFKRWQAMTEPRWPNVKYNEIDYQAQTYYSAPRSVKPLQSLEEVDPEILKTYEKLGISLNEQKRLSGVAVDAIFDSVSVGTTMKEELRKHGVIFCSFGEAVLEHPELVQKYLGSVVPYSDNFFAALNSAVFSDGSFVYIPKGVRCPLELSTYFRINAADTGQFERTLIVADDGAYVSYLEGCTAPRRSTNQLHAAVVEIVALDNAQVKYSTVQNWYAGDKDGVGGIYNFVTKRGKAFTNSKISWTQVETGSAITWKYPSVILQGDNSTGEFYSVAVVNNHQQADTGTKMIHIGKNTKSTIISKGISAGHGQNSYRGQVKVLPKASGARNYTQCDSMLIGNQCGAHTFPYIEIANNTATLEHEASTSKIGEDQIFYCKQRGLNAEHAISLIVAGFCKEVFKELPMEFALEAQQLLGISLEGSVG
- a CDS encoding helix-turn-helix domain-containing protein produces the protein MAATSLTLAGFKGLRSDILVALRKEQPLTIKALAKQFGVTDNALRRHLTELLDAGLIVYRREIRGQGAPVFSYSLSEAGEALFPRAYIDPLMDALTSLREREGTEAVVQLFRRRWDAMAEAAKPRLATLPLQERAQLLAELLAAEGYMSEAIAGLGNATTIRHHNCAVREIALRFPEVCSAEAEFIEAVLDAPVERRQHLKDGCSACEYGAIGRAPKAVPLPVSTPETTR
- a CDS encoding SUF system NifU family Fe-S cluster assembly protein — protein: MSAELDELYQSIILDHNRRPRNFRVMEDASTHAEGKNPLCGDQLTIWLKLDGDVISDVSFQGSGCAISKASASLMTAAIKGKSREEAEAIFTKFHGVVTGTHPEDAEALGSLKALGGVSRFPLRVKCASLAWHAMHAALLRNDAAPAATPVSTVSTE
- the sufC gene encoding Fe-S cluster assembly ATPase SufC; its protein translation is MLKIENLTANVADKQILKGISLTVNPGEVHAIMGPNGSGKSTLAQVIAGHPGYQVTGGTVTYEGQDLLEMDAEVRAQQGIFLAFQYPVEIPGVSNAYFLRAAYNEVRKARGEEEVDPMEFLDIMAQKLKIVEMTEEMLQRSVNAGFSGGEKKRNEILQMAVLSPKLAILDETDSGLDIDALRIVAEGVNKLKRPDNATIVVTHYQRLLNYIVPDYVHVLAQGRIVRSGGKDLALELEERGYDWLLETAGASA
- the sufD gene encoding Fe-S cluster assembly protein SufD — encoded protein: MSAHPNYRELFENVSHPSAAKDWLPKLKIAAIEHFEAVGFPTTRDEDWHFTSVSPIAERTFRPARSSGTTLTGDDISQFTYGQKDWHLLVFVNGRYEPALSSFAELDVDAQVMTFGEALKEAPELLAERLGTLAPATQAFTALNTAFMADGVVIRVPKDVALETPIHILYLTDAHANNASLHPRTLVIAERGAQVTLVETFATLGGGAYFTNHVAEVVVGDNARVDHYKVQREGGDAFHVGTTQATQGRDSIYHAFSFATGAQLSRTNVYSKLLGPNAEVRLNGLYALEEAQHADHQTFVEHIAPACSSREVYKGILDGTSHGVFNGKVYVDPQAQQTDGKQTNHALLIGDGARVDTKPQLEIFADDVKCTHGATVGRLDEMAQFYMKSRGIGADRTRALLTYAFAAEVLELIELEPLKVALEGLLFERFIPPETA
- a CDS encoding CocE/NonD family hydrolase; translation: MVTVRSRRLARPTLAVALLALAALSLIAPAIAAQDTVAAAPEYTFRQVMIPMRDGVKLNTVIFAPRDQREPLPFMFIRTPYGAPQERFPIAGAYPELAAERYIFVMQDIRGRYKSEGQFVMQRPPRIVDGPGPRVDESTDAWDTIDWLLKNVASHNGKVGMMGVSYPGWLTAMAMLDPHPALAAVSPQASPADMWIGDDFHHNGAFRLSYGFEYAAMMETSKESEQFAFDRYDTFDWYLKLGSLANVNAKYLKGKIPTWNDYVAHPDYDGFWQRQAMQSYLTRVTVPTLNVAGWWDQEDFYGPVHIYRTLEKKDVKANNFLVVGPWNHGGWRREGRTLGKIDFGAATGVEYRAKIEAPFFAKFLKGKGDYVPAEATVFESGSNTWRTFSAWPPREAVTRSLYFQANGELSLKAPTTTGNDSFVSDPAHPVPYRSRPIEPTYYAKGSGWGAWLTEDQRFVKDRPDVLTWESPTLSEDLVLAGDVTARLYVSTTGSDADWIVKLIDVYPEDYAKNGKLGGYELMVANDVFRSRYRESFETPRAMVPNQVTPVTIDLHTQSYRFQKGHRVMVQVQSTWFPLIDRNPQRYVPNIFEAKESDFTAQTHRVWRTPTQASRVDVQVVP